GAGTTGCCTTAACGGTAGAAGACGATGCGGGGGTCGCCTTTCGCGCCGCAGGTTTTGCTGGCTTGGCAACGGGTGCGGCAGGTTTTTCTTCTGTTTTGGCCTGCGGGGCTGGTTTTGGCGCGGGCTTGGCCTTCACGACCGGCTCAACCTTTGCCACAGCGGCAGCGCGCGGCTTGGCGGAAAACTCAACCGGTTTTGTTTTGGGCGCAGCCGCCACAACCTTCTTTACTGGTTTTTTCGCAACCGTGGCCTTTTTGGCCGCTGGTTTTTGCACACGCGAAGCAGCAGGTTTGGCCTTAGAAGCAGCAGGTTTGGCCTTGACCGTCGGTTTTCTGACTGGCTTTTCAGCGACCGGCGCCGGAGCTGATGCGGCCGCATGCAGTGCTTGCACAGGTGCCATCGGCAATTCGAACGCTGAACGAGCTACGATTTGCATGATCTTCATTTGATTGACCACGGCATAGCCCGCCAATCGAAACGCCGCAGCCTGAAGCTCCAACGGTTGGGTAATCGGATTCATTACATGTTTCTCCTGTAAAAACGATGCAGCCCGAATTTTTTGGGTAAGGTGCCCTGCCCGCACCGATGTATCGGGCGGTGATCCAGGTCTTGCAGTCCAAGGCGTGTCACGTCTCGGTTTCCTTTCGGGGACGCACACCTTCCCGAAGGCAGGCATACGTCTGCTGCATTCCCTTCGAATATACAGGCAAAGAATGCGCAAGTGCAGCATTTTTGCTGCATTGCGGCGAAAGAACGCTTGCGGCCAGAAACTCTGATTAAATTCTAACCGCTTACACGGCGCGATTCACCCAACATGAAACAGGGTTGTGAACAACCTGGGGTCCAGGCTGGATGCCTCAAACGTTGGGCCCTCGGTCAGAATCGACACGGCGTCATGGCTGTGCAAGCTTTCTTGGTGACTGGCGACAACGCGGAAATCGCCCACATGGTGATCCGCCAACAGTTCAGCGCAGAAAAGGCGCGCAGCGTCTTCGACAAAGATGGGGTTTGCGGCGTTCAGCTCGGCAAAGGCCTGTTCGTCCTCACGTTTGACCATGACTTGCGTCTCGGTCGGAACAGCACGACGACACAGCGCAATCAGATCTTCAAACCACAGGCAATCTGCATCGCAGTCCACCACAACGGAAACCCGCGCGACCGAGCGCTGAGAATGCGGCGTTGCAAGCTGCCCGCGCATCGAACGAGCGTGTTCGCTCAGTTCCAGCGAGCACGGACATGTCGAAGAGTACACATAGTCCAGATGCATAATCTTCTGGCGCACACCGTTTTTTTCGACCAATTCCAGGGCAATGTCGTAATATTGGTAGCCTTCCAAACCCGAGCGCAGGCTCTTTACCTTGTCCGGGTAAGAAAACCGCATCTGAATCCGGGCATCGAAACTGTCCAGATCTGTCATGTAGTCATCAAGCGCCGCTTCCATGACCTCGAAGCTGAACGTACGTTCTGCATGTTTGTAAAACGACCGCATGATCCGGGACATGTTGATGCCCTTTTTTTCGGCCTCCAGACTGACAGTACCTGTGATCGAAGTCTCAAGCGTCAGGTCATCGCCCTCTTTCCGATGGAAACGGATAGGCAGGCGGAAGTTCGAAATGCCCACATGCTGGATTTGCTGCTTGGCCCCACGGATCAGGCTGGACGGGCCATTCTGCAAATCTGGCAGTGACGCGCGATACGCGGCATCGATTGCAAAATCCTCAGGATACTCGCGAGAAAGAGATGGGTAATTCACCGAAGTCAGCCCGGGCACCAACCTGGCCACAGCCGGGTCCAATTGGCTGATCTCGGATGCAGACGCCGATTGAGCCCATTGCCGAAGAACTTTAAGAGCCTCGGCGGCCTTTTCCCGATCCGGAGTTTCATCAATGTCGCGCGGGTGAACGTTCATCGGCTGCTGTTCCTCGATTGATCGTCGGACTATATACGACTGATGTTCATTTTCCAGTCTACCCAGATACGTGGCCAATAGCAGTCCGGATCGAAAAAAGCGGTGCAAAACCGTCAATTCGCAACGATTTGCGCCCTTTGATGGTGCAATCAGCAAGAAACAACGCAACAGGCAATCCGTACGAACACACAATTACGCTGCAGTTTGACGTCAAGTCACGCCCCGGCACGATAAAGACGCCAGGGGCGCGGCAGATTACTTTTGCGAGACCTCCAACGCCTGCCGGATATCGGACAGCAGGTCATCAGCGTCCTCCAGACCAACAGAGAACCGAATGAGGCCGGGTGTGATACCCAATTCGTCTTTCTGCGCGTCACTCAGCCGTTGGTGCGTCGTTGTAGCCGGGTGCGTTGCGATGGATTTGGCATCGCCCAGATTGTTGGAAATCACTGGGATCGTCATCGCATTCAGGAAAGCAAAAGCCGCATCCTTGCCACCCTTGATGTCCAGAGACAGAACCGTGCCGCCCTTGCCTCCAAGCTGCGTCTGAACCAGCGCGTTCTGCGCATGGGTTTTCAGGCCGGGATACAGGGTACGCTCAAGCGCCGGGTGCCCTTCCAGTGCCTCAGCAATCTTTTGCGCGCTTTCAGCCTGCGCATTGACCCGCAGAGCCATGGTTTCCAGACCCTTCAGCATGACCCAGGCGTTGAACGGGCTAAGCGCGCCGCCGGTGTGCTTCAGGTACGGCTCGACCGTTCCGCGGATGAAGTCACGAGTACTGATAATCACGCCGCCCAGCGCGCGGCCTTGGCCATCAATGTGCTTGGTCGCCGAATAGATTACAATATCTGCACCCTGCGCAATCGCGCGCGAAAACACCGGGGTCGAGAACACGTTGTCCACCACAACAAGGGCACCGACAGCGTGGGCCAGTTCGGCCACAGACGCGATATCGATCACCTCCAAAGTCGGGTTCGACATGGATTCGAAGAACACCGCTTTGGTGTCGGGCCGGATTGCGGCCTTCCATTGCTCAAGATCAGTGCCATCAACAAAGGTCACATCCACACCAAAGCGGGTCAGGATGTTTTCGACGATGTACAAACAGGATCCAAACAAGGCTTTGGCAGAGACGATATGATCGCCTGCCTTCAACATCGAGGTCAACGCACCGTTGACAGCGGCCATACCCGATGCCGTTGCAAAGGCGTCTTCGGCCCCTTCCAACGCTGCGATACGCTGTTCGAACATGGATACAGTTGGGTTGCCGTAACGGGCATAAATGAACTCGTCAGGTCCGCACTCCAGAAACCGGGCTTCGGCCTGTTCTGCGTTTTCGTAAACGAAGCCCTGCGTCAGGAAAATCGCCTCGCTCACCTCGTTGTATTGGCTGCGGCGGATGCCGCCATGGACGGCTTGGGTGCGTTTGTTCCAGTTCTCGCTCATCTCAATCCTTTCAGCCTCTGGCAGAGGCAAACAAAAAACCCCAGACGCGGCCAAGCGAAAGGGGTCTTTCATCCTGACCTTTTAGCGGTGTTGTTTAGCGTGGCCCGCAATCCGGTAACAAATCGCCACGTGGTCTGTGATGTTGGCCTTACGCCGCACATGCAGAGTCGTCAACCCCGACAAACCCATCGTCACAGATCTGTAATCAAAGGTTCGACGGGCCTTCCCCTGCGATGGCATCGCCCGAAGTCACAGCTTTTTGCGCTTCGCCTGCCGCAAGCCCTCTTGCCGATTGCTCAGAAACCCTCATGATCTCATCAACCTGAGGAGAGACCATGATCGATCTGTATTTCTGGCCCACGCCAAACGGCTGGAAAGTGTCCATCGCCCTGGAAGAGATGGAGCTGCCCTACAAGACTCACCTGATCAATATCGGCAAAGGCGATCAGTTCGACCCGGAGTTCCTGAAGATCGCCCCCAACAACCGGATGCCTGCCATTGTTGATCCCGACGGTCCTGATGGTGAACCCGTTTCCGTATTCGAGAGCGGTGCGATCCTGATGTATCTGGCCCGCAAGACCGGGCGGTTCTATGGCAAGACCGAGCGTGACCGGATCGCTGTTGAGGAATGGCTGATGTGGCAGATGGGCGGTGTCGGACCCATGGCCGGTCAAGCGCATCACTTTTTGAAATATGCCCCTCAACTGGACCCACCACAGGACCTGCCCTATGCAAAGGACCGCTATCGCACCGAGGTCGCCCGCCTTTACGGCGTGCTGGATCGTCGACTGGCGGATAATGAGTACGTTGCGGGCGATTTCTACTCCATCGCAGATATGTCGATCTGGGGTTGGGCCAGCCTTTGGGAAGGTCAGCAGCATGTACTGGACAACACACCCCATTTCGCCCGCTGGCTTGAAACCGTAAGCGCCCGTCCTGGCGTTCAGGCTGGTCGCGCACTACACGCCGAATTGCGTGGGGATCACAGGGACAAGCAGTCGCAAGGGGTTTTGTTCAAACGATAAC
The genomic region above belongs to Ruegeria sp. HKCCD4315 and contains:
- a CDS encoding glutathione S-transferase N-terminal domain-containing protein, coding for MIDLYFWPTPNGWKVSIALEEMELPYKTHLINIGKGDQFDPEFLKIAPNNRMPAIVDPDGPDGEPVSVFESGAILMYLARKTGRFYGKTERDRIAVEEWLMWQMGGVGPMAGQAHHFLKYAPQLDPPQDLPYAKDRYRTEVARLYGVLDRRLADNEYVAGDFYSIADMSIWGWASLWEGQQHVLDNTPHFARWLETVSARPGVQAGRALHAELRGDHRDKQSQGVLFKR
- the metZ gene encoding O-succinylhomoserine sulfhydrylase, which translates into the protein MSENWNKRTQAVHGGIRRSQYNEVSEAIFLTQGFVYENAEQAEARFLECGPDEFIYARYGNPTVSMFEQRIAALEGAEDAFATASGMAAVNGALTSMLKAGDHIVSAKALFGSCLYIVENILTRFGVDVTFVDGTDLEQWKAAIRPDTKAVFFESMSNPTLEVIDIASVAELAHAVGALVVVDNVFSTPVFSRAIAQGADIVIYSATKHIDGQGRALGGVIISTRDFIRGTVEPYLKHTGGALSPFNAWVMLKGLETMALRVNAQAESAQKIAEALEGHPALERTLYPGLKTHAQNALVQTQLGGKGGTVLSLDIKGGKDAAFAFLNAMTIPVISNNLGDAKSIATHPATTTHQRLSDAQKDELGITPGLIRFSVGLEDADDLLSDIRQALEVSQK
- the folE2 gene encoding GTP cyclohydrolase FolE2 — encoded protein: MNVHPRDIDETPDREKAAEALKVLRQWAQSASASEISQLDPAVARLVPGLTSVNYPSLSREYPEDFAIDAAYRASLPDLQNGPSSLIRGAKQQIQHVGISNFRLPIRFHRKEGDDLTLETSITGTVSLEAEKKGINMSRIMRSFYKHAERTFSFEVMEAALDDYMTDLDSFDARIQMRFSYPDKVKSLRSGLEGYQYYDIALELVEKNGVRQKIMHLDYVYSSTCPCSLELSEHARSMRGQLATPHSQRSVARVSVVVDCDADCLWFEDLIALCRRAVPTETQVMVKREDEQAFAELNAANPIFVEDAARLFCAELLADHHVGDFRVVASHQESLHSHDAVSILTEGPTFEASSLDPRLFTTLFHVG